In Lineus longissimus chromosome 9, tnLinLong1.2, whole genome shotgun sequence, one genomic interval encodes:
- the LOC135493299 gene encoding meso-2,3-butanediol dehydrogenase-like, with the protein MSADLPILDDEVTKGSRFKNRVVIVTGGASGIGRGTVERFVNDGARHVSIFDLDANAGSELATQLCGAGCGVTFHAVDVSDKARCIEEVQKVAEQNGGVVHHLVNNAAYFDWKGLNAEHEDWRRTMTVNVEGYANMVQACYPYLKNGKDCTVVNVGSNCAHRAQPNRWTYSASKGAIVSMTKCMALDLGKYGIRVNSVSPGCVWTQATVGAKSPDEAAEVKKQAAGCHLIGRVAHPNEIAAAITFLSSRDASFFTGADVPVDGGHGAMSGERFGFKTLHEIKED; encoded by the exons ATGAGTGCCGATCTTCCCATCCTTGATGATGAAGTCACAAAAGGATCACGCTTCAAGAACCGAGTTGTTATCGTGACTGGTGGCGCATCCGGAATCGGTCGCGGGACAGTAGAACGATTTGTAAATGATGGGGCAAGACATGTGTCTATTTTCGATTTGGATGCAAACGCAGGATCTGAATTGGCTACGCAGCTCTGCGGAGCTGGTTGTGGAGTGACATTCCACGCAGTCGACGTATCGGATAAGGCAAGATGCATTGAAGAGGTACAGAAGGTAGCGGAGCAAAATGGCGGCGTCGTCCACCATCTTGTCAACAATGCCGCATACTTTGACTGGAAAG GTTTGAATGCTGAACATGAAGACTGGCGAAGGACAATGACAGTGAACGTGGAGGGTTATGCCAACATGGTCCAAGCATGCTATCCTTATCTGAAGAACG GTAAAGATTGCACAGTCGTCAATGTTGGAAGCAACTGCGCCCATCGTGCACAGCCGAATCGTTGGACCTACTCAGCAAGCAAGGGCGCCATCGTATCCATGACAAAATGTATGGCGTTGGACCTTGGAAAGTACGGCATAAGGGTGAATTCCGTATCACCTGGGTGTGTTTGGACACAAGCG ACTGTCGGGGCGAAATCCCCGGATGAGGCCGCAGAGGTGAAGAAACAAGCTGCAGGGTGCCACCTGATCGGACGCGTGGCCCATCCTAACGAGATTGCCGCAGCCATAACGTTTCTCAGCAGCCGTGATGCAAGCTTTTTCACTGGAGCGGATGTGCCCGTAGACGGCGGCCATGGCGCGATGAGCGGCGAGAGATTTGGGTTTAAAACGCTCCATGAAATCAAGGAAGACTGA
- the LOC135493297 gene encoding cyclopentanol dehydrogenase-like, whose product MYCNMSTPERPILDDEITKDKRFKDRVVIVTGGASGIGRATVERFANDGASVAIFDIDDVIGPMVAEDLTKSGHKVTFLKVDVANKSECLEGVVKVAEANGWAVHHLVNNAAYFDWKGLDAEREDWHNTMTVNVEGYANLVQACYPYMKTGKDCTIVNVSGNSAHRAEPNRWTYSASKGAIVSMTKCMALDLGQDGIRVNCVSSASVWSPAVSSVVFGDRAESQATIGQVHILQRVAMPSEVAAAITFLSSRDASFFTGADIPVDGGHSAMSPEGFGIPKDDYLLNDKKKSPVKEKSLEDELREAATDPDA is encoded by the exons ATGTACTGCAACATGAGTACCCCAGAGAGGCCTATCCTTGATGACGAAATAACCAAGGATAAGAGGTTCAAAGACAGGGTGGTTATTGTCACCGGTGGAGCATCGGGCATAGGCAGGGCCACAGTCGAAAGATTCGCCAATGATGGCGCGAGtgtggccatctttgatatcgatgacgtcattggacCAATGGTGGCCGAGGACTTGACTAAATCTGGTCATAAAGTGACATTTTTAAAGGTGGATGTCGCCAATAAATCCGAGTGCCTGGAGGGGGTGGTCAAGGTGGCTGAGGCCAACGGATGGGCTGTTCACCATCTTGTCAATAATGCAGCCTACTTTGATTGGAAAG GTCTTGATGCAGAGAGGGAAGACTGGCACAACACGATGACAGTGAATGTTGAGGGATACGCCAACTTGGTCCAAGCATGCTACCCTTACATGAAAACAG GCAAAGATTGCACCATAGTAAACGTGAGCGGCAACTCGGCCCACCGTGCGGAACCCAACCGGTGGACATACTCTGCAAGTAAGGGCGCCATCGTTTCTATGACGAAGTGTATGGCGTTAGATCTTGGGCAGGATGGGATAAGAGTCAACTGTGTGTCGTCGGCTTCGGTGTGGTCACCCGCG GTAAGCAGTGTCGTCTTCGGTGACAGAGCAGAAAGTCAAGCCACTATTGGTCAAGTCCACATTCTCCAGCGCGTGGCTATGCCGTCCGAAGTAGCTGCAGCCATTACGTTTCTGAGCAGCCGGGACGCCAGTTTCTTCACGGGGGCGGACATCCCGGTGGATGGGGGTCACAGCGCGATGAGTCCAGAGGGCTTCGGGATACCCAAGGACGACTACTTATTGAATGATAAGAAAAAATCACCGGTGAAAGAGAAAAGTTTGGAGGATGAACTCAGAGAAGCAGCTACGGATCCCGATGCTTGA